The genomic region CGAGCCAGGGCAGCTCGACGCTGGCGGTGGCGACGCTGCCCCGTGTTTGCCTGAACAGGTGTGAGGAGGGCGGGTCGTCGGCAAACATGGTGAGCGATCTGCTCTCGCGGCGCATCCCCTCGATGCTGGTGAGAAAGTCCAGCGGAGATCTGAACCAGGGCATGAGATCACGCAGAACGTCGTCACCTGGATGCCTCCAGCGGCCATCGTTGAGCAGTTCAGTCAGCAAGGCCGGCAGCACCAGGCCATTGACGTGCAGGCTGCTCTCCACGCGCTCTTTCCCGCTTCCTCGCATGGTGCCGGCGGACGCGCCGGCAGGCACGGTGTCGATGACGAGACTAGGCGTCGTGTCGAGGTCATCGCCGGGAGGTAGTTAGCTGGTGCTTGGTCTTGGTTCGGTTCAAGTCGGTGGTGCTGTCGGCGTCGTAGACGGTGACGTTGTGCTCGTCGAGGGCGACGATGACCAGCTTGCGGGCGTGGACCTTCCCGACTTGGACTTTCTGCGGCGACCTGAATGCTGCCGTTGAGGACGCGCCGGAGGCGTTCGGCCTCTCGGACGAGGACGACTGATCGGTCGAGGTTGGCATGCGAGCAGACCTTGAGCGTGAGCTTCACGCCAGCTGTGCCGGGCGATGGTGTGTACCAGCGGGACGCCCAACTCCATCAGCAGCGCAGCCACCGACATGAGGCGGCCAGGCTGCCGGCATGTCGGGTCTCAGGACGTGGGCGCTACGTCCGGCTGGAAGATTTCCAGTTGGCCAGGGTATGGCGTCGGTGGTCCTGGCGGAGGCAGGAGGTTCGCGGCTTCGGCGGTGAGGCGGTCGAGCGTGTCGAGGGGCATGGAGATGGCGAGGTGCCAGGTTTCGTCGTCTGGGCCGATCAGAGCTGTGAGGGTGCCGTCGTTGATCGACCAATGCACCGGCGTCCCGGCGGCGTCTTCGCCGAGCTGCACCGAGCGCCGCGCAGTCCAATTGATCTCGCGGACAGACCGCAGGCAAGCGAGCTCACTGAGGTGGATCCAGAAGTGGAACTCCCATGACGGTGGCCCCTGCAGCATCACCATCACGACAGCGGGGTCCTCACGGTTGTCGTCAATCACCACGTTGACCATCCGCGGATGGTCGCAGACTCGGGTCGGGTCGGTGGGGGAGCGACGGGCGACGTGTCGGCTCCGGTCTGCGGGCCTTGAACCGGGCTACCTGCTTGGTGGCGGTGCGGGTGGTTCCGAGCGGGTGGACCAGACGGTCTCCAGGGCGGCGAGAAGGTCGGTGAAGGTGGACTTCACAGTCCGCCAGGAGATCTGGGAGGGGTCCGTCCAGCCGTCGGATGCACTACCCGTGGATCGGCGGAGTCTGTGCAGTAGTCCAGGGCCGGGGCCGCGTCGTCACCGGGGTGTTGCGGGCGAGAGGGTCGGCGAGCATGCGACGGACCAGCCCGTGGCGGTCTCGCTGATTGAGCTTCCCGTGTGTCTGCCGCACGGGATGAGGGCTGGCGCACGGGTTGGTCTTCACGTCGGCGTGCCGGGATGCGGCGCTGCTCTCAGCTCGCTTCGGAGCCGGTCCAGTTCGTGTCGCTTGCCGATCTCCGGGCGGCGCTCGGGGTGCTCGACGTAGTGGCGGATCGTTTCCGCGAGGAACGTCGGATCGACATGCAGTGGCGCCATCGGCAGCGAGAACGGTACGGGCGGGTGGCCCGGCGTCGCCGGCTGTTGCATGAGGGTGAGGTTCGCGGTGCGCCGGGCCGGTGGCGGTGGGCCGCCGGGGAGCAGCCGGTCCCAGCGGATGAAGGTGCGCCGGATCAGGCCCTGTCTGGTGATGCCGTTCCGGTCCAGGATCAGGCGCGGTCGGTCCAGCAGCAGCACGGCCGCCATGGCTGCCAGGACGATGGCCGGGACGGCGATGCTCAGGGCGAGGGCCCCGGGTATCTCGGCGAGCCGCACGCGATCCTCGCCCGGAACCCGCTCGGTGAATACCGCGCCAGCGGCCAGCCATCCGACGAGGATCGCCCAGGGGCCGAGCCAGCGCGGGCTGGCCGAGGCGACAAAGCTCTCCGCCCCGGCCGCGATCTCCCAGGTGGCCGGCCGCTGGCGGACCCGTCTGGTGAGCAGGGCGTGTCCGGCCGCCAGCAGGAGGAAGCATGCGCCCTGGGCGGCAACCCAGGCCAGGAAGGCGAGACCACTCGGTTCGATCCGCCAGGTCACCGGCTTGAACCACAGTTCGGTGCAGATCCGCAGGGCGAGCGCGGCCACCGCGAAGGGCCAGATCAGCAGGCGCGCCACGCGAGGGGACATGCCCGCAAGCTAGACGACCCGGGCAACCCGCCCACCAACTCACCCTGGCCTGCCAGGGGAACGGTGGTGCCGCTGCGCGACCGGCACCGGGAGCGCTGGCGTGCCGCGATCGAGGTACGGACTGATCGGCGCGTTGCGTTCGTCGATGCTGTGCGCCCCGTGTTGGATCGGGACCTGTGACGCCGTAGAGCGGGAGGCCGAGTGGGGTACGCGCAGATCAACGGGCTGCGGCTCTGGTACGAGTCGTACGGCACGGGTAGGCCGTTGGTGCTGCTGCACGGCGGCTACGGGTCGACGGAGATGTTCGCCCCGATGGTGCCGGCGCTGGCCGAGCGACGCCGGGTCGTCGCGGTCGACCTTCAGGGCCACGGGCGTACCGCTGACGTCGACAGGCCTCTGCGGTACGAGGCGATGGCCGACGACATCGCCGCGCTGCTCGGGCACCTCGACCTGTCCACTGCCGATCTGCTGGGCTACTCACTCGGCGGGGGTGTCGCGTTGCGTACCGCCATCGAGCATCCGGCGCTGGTACGTCGGCTGGTGCTGGTCTCCACCCCGTGCAGGAGCGCCGGCTGGTATCCGGAGGTCCTGGCCGCCATGGCCGCCCAGGACGAGCGGACCGGCGAGCGGATGCGCGGCACGCCACCACACCTGCTCTACGAGCGCGTCGCGCCGCGCCCGCAGGACTGGCCACGCCTGTGGGCAAAGAGCGGTGACCTGCTACGCCGTGACTACGACTGGTCGGCGGAGGTGGCCCGGCTGAGCATGCCGACGATGTTGGTCTTCGCCGATGCCGACTCGATCCCGACAAGCCATGCGGCGGAGTTCTACGGGCTGCTCGGCGGCGGGCACCGCGACGCCGGCTGGGACGGCACCGACCGGCCCGCCGCCCGACTGGCTGTGCTGCCCGGCCACACGCACTACGACATCGTCGGCGCGCCGGCCCTGCCGACGGCGATGCTGTCGTTCCTCACCCACCAGGTCGGCACGCCCACCTGACCCCCGAGCCGGCACGCCCACCTGACCCGTCGATGCGGCGTACGCCGGGTGGCGGGCCGGTTGTGGCCCAGGACGCGACGGTGGCCACCTGGCCGGCGGTCCGATCCGAAGCGCCCTACCCTCGGGGCAGAGCGTATTCAGGGAGCGTGATCGTGGAACTGGCGCACATCGACGCGGTGCTGTTCGACATGGACGGCACGCTTGTGGATTCCGACCCCGCCGTGGAGCGGGCGTGGGAGCGGTGGTCGGCCGAGTACGCCGTCGACCCGGCGGCGGCGCTCGCCATAGCGCACGGCAGGCCCGCCGATCAGACCATTCGCCGGCTGCTGCCCGCGCTGGACGACGCGGCGGTCGCCGTAGCGGCGGCCCGGCAGTTGGCGTTGCAGTACGACGACCTGTCGGACGTGACGGCCACCCCGGGCGCGCACGAGTTGTTGATGGTCCTCGGCCGGTTGGGTTTGCCCTGGGCGGTGGTGACAAGCGCCGACGTCCGACTGGCGCAGGCCCGGCTCGGTGCCGCAGGCATCGAGGCGCCGGTGCTGGTGACCGTGGAGGACGTACGCGCGGGTAAGCCGGACCCGGAGGGCTATCTGCGTGCGGCCGCGTTGCTCGACGTACCGCCGGCGCGGTGCCTTGTCGTCGAGGACGCTGAGGTCGGGTTGCAGGCCGGCCGCGCGGCTGGCGCGATGACCGCGGCGCTGAAGGGACTCGACGGCGACCTGCGGCTGGTCGACCTGACGCAGTTGGCGGACGGCCTGCTGTCGGCTCCCACGGCACGGTGACCTGCCCAGCTGCGGCGGTCACCTGCGCAGCCGTCGCGGTGGCCAGCCGCCCAGCCGTCCCGGCGGCCGGCTGACGGGGTGGCAGGGTCGCGCCGGTTCTGCTCCACTTCCTGCTGGATCCCGAGACCCAGAGAAAGGCGGAGCCGGTGGAGTTGACCTTGAGGCCGATGAGTGAGCAGGAGCTGGCCCGACTCCGGGGCCCGCTGGAACGGGCGTACGCCGAGGATTTGGCCACGCACGGGGGGATGAGGCTGCAGGCGGCGCAGGAGCGGTCGGCGGACCAGCTGCGGCAGTTGCTACCGGCGGGCGCGGCCACCGAGGGTGCGCTGCTGCGGCTGGCGCGGGTCGGCGACACCGAGGTCGGCTGGATCTGGGTGACCCTGCCCGGGGCGGCCGGCACCACCGACGCCAAACGGGCCTGGATTCACAACATCGAGGTGCATCCGGCGCAGCGGGGCCGGGGGTACGCGCGGCGGATGATCCAGCTCATGGAGGCGGAACTCGCCCGACTCGGGGTGCCCGAGGTGGGGTTGAACGTCTTCGGCACGAACACCGTGGCGATCGGGCTCTATCAGAGCCTCGGTTTCGAGGTCACCGCGCAGCAGATGGCCAAGCCGATCGACCCGGTGGGCTGAGCCGGCGGCGACGCCGGTCCTCTGAGCAGGACTGTTCGTCCGTCCAGCGGGAAACCGCGCCGGACCGCACCCGGGGAGGAGCGACGGATGACGCATGGCGCCGGACTGACAATCGGTGTGCTCGGCTCGTACGGTGGTCGGAACCTCGGTGACGAGGCGATCCTCACCGGCCTGCTCACCGATCTGCGTACGCAGGAGCCGAACGCCCGAATCATCGTCTTTTCCCGTAATCCCGAGCACACCCGTGCCGCCCACCCGGATGTGGAGGCGGTGCCCTGGGAGGGCGTCAGCCGTACCGACTCGGCGCTTGTCCTGGCCCAGCTCGACCTGCTCATCCTGGGCGGTGGCGGCATCCTCTACGACCGGGAGGCCCGCCGCTACCTGCGGGTCGTCCGGGTCGCGCAGGAACGCGGGCTACCCCTGATCACGTACGCGGTGGGGGTCGGGCCGCTCAGCGACTCGGTGGACACCGGCATGGTCCGGGAAACGCTCGCCAGCGCCGTGCAGGTTACCGTCCGTGACCAGGAGTCCCGGATGGTGCTGGAGGAGGCCGGGTTGCTCAACCCGATCACCGTCACCGCCGACCCGGCGTTCCTGCTGAAGCCGGCGGACTTCCCGGCCCACCTGCTCGCCGAGGAGGGCGTGCCGGTGGGCAAACCGCTTGTCGGGATCAGCGTGCGGGAGCCGGGACGGGCCGCCGAACGTCTCGACGTCGACGGCTACCACCGGCTGTTGGCCCAGATCGGCGACTTCCTGGTGCACCGGATCGACGCGCACGTGCTGTTCGTGCCGATGGAACGCGACGACATCCGGCACTCCCACGGCGTGCTGTCGCACATGGTCGCCGCCGAGCGGGGCCGGATCCTGCACGGCACGTACTCGCCGCAGCAGGTACTCGGTCTGATGCGCCACTTCGACCTGGCCGTCGGCATGCGCCTGCACTTCTTGATCTTCGCGGCGATGGTGGGTACGCCGTTCCTGCCACTGCCGTACGCCGGCAAGGTCTTCGACCTGGCCCAGCGGCTCGGAGTGCCGGCGCTGCGGGGCGTGGAGCGGGAGGTCGAAGGGCCGCTACTGGCCGAGGTCGACCGGCTCTGGGACGAACGCGAGGAACGCGCCGAGGCCACCGCGCGGCGGGTGGCCGAGGTCTGCGAGCAGGCCCAGGGCACCTCGGAGGTCACCCGCGCGGTGCTGGAGAGCCTGCGCAGCCAGGCCCTCACCCGGGTCTGATCCGGCCGTCACACCGCCGGGCCGGTCCACCGGTAGCGCCACTCGCGGTCTTCCTCACGGGCGGACTCCAACTCGTAGATCTGCGCCTCGGCCAATCCTCCGGACCCGAGGTGATGGTGGGTGAGCGGCGGGCGGCCGTTGCTGTCCAGTTCGACGGTCACGGTCTGCCCGTCCGCCGCGCCGCCGACGAGGAGGATCTGCACGGAGGAAGCCATGCGCCCATCCTGCCTGCCGTGCGGCCCGCCCGCAGCGGATGCGGGGCAGCGCGACGACCGTTGCGGCGCTACCGATTGATCAACACGGGTTCATGGAAATCGCGGTGTCCCGTCGACGTGGACACCGCGATTTCAGTGAAATCGAGTCGATCATGGCCGGCGGCGCGCCGCCGGCTCACTCGGGCCGCCTATCCTGGGCGCGGGCGGCGACGAGGGGGAGTACGTGCTTGTCATCCACGGGCTGTGGCTGCCCGGCGACGGCGCGTCCGCAGGGCTCGCGGTGTGGGCCGAGGACAGCGCCGCCCCGGCAGCCGCCACACCCCGCTCCGGCCGCCCGCCCCGGGAGCGCCAGCACCCGTTCGCCGCCGGGCACGCCGACCTGGCCGCAGTCCTCGCCGACGCCGCCGAGCCGGCCCACCCGGACACCGCCGTGCTCACCCTGCCGACCCGGGCGGGCACGCCGACCGACTCACCCGAGCTGATCCGGACCGCCGTCGCACCTCCGGCCCGCGCCCGGCTCACCCTGGCCAGGTGGCGGG from Micromonospora profundi harbors:
- a CDS encoding alpha/beta fold hydrolase; amino-acid sequence: MGYAQINGLRLWYESYGTGRPLVLLHGGYGSTEMFAPMVPALAERRRVVAVDLQGHGRTADVDRPLRYEAMADDIAALLGHLDLSTADLLGYSLGGGVALRTAIEHPALVRRLVLVSTPCRSAGWYPEVLAAMAAQDERTGERMRGTPPHLLYERVAPRPQDWPRLWAKSGDLLRRDYDWSAEVARLSMPTMLVFADADSIPTSHAAEFYGLLGGGHRDAGWDGTDRPAARLAVLPGHTHYDIVGAPALPTAMLSFLTHQVGTPT
- a CDS encoding HAD-IA family hydrolase, translating into MELAHIDAVLFDMDGTLVDSDPAVERAWERWSAEYAVDPAAALAIAHGRPADQTIRRLLPALDDAAVAVAAARQLALQYDDLSDVTATPGAHELLMVLGRLGLPWAVVTSADVRLAQARLGAAGIEAPVLVTVEDVRAGKPDPEGYLRAAALLDVPPARCLVVEDAEVGLQAGRAAGAMTAALKGLDGDLRLVDLTQLADGLLSAPTAR
- a CDS encoding GNAT family N-acetyltransferase, encoding MSEQELARLRGPLERAYAEDLATHGGMRLQAAQERSADQLRQLLPAGAATEGALLRLARVGDTEVGWIWVTLPGAAGTTDAKRAWIHNIEVHPAQRGRGYARRMIQLMEAELARLGVPEVGLNVFGTNTVAIGLYQSLGFEVTAQQMAKPIDPVG
- a CDS encoding polysaccharide pyruvyl transferase family protein; the protein is MTHGAGLTIGVLGSYGGRNLGDEAILTGLLTDLRTQEPNARIIVFSRNPEHTRAAHPDVEAVPWEGVSRTDSALVLAQLDLLILGGGGILYDREARRYLRVVRVAQERGLPLITYAVGVGPLSDSVDTGMVRETLASAVQVTVRDQESRMVLEEAGLLNPITVTADPAFLLKPADFPAHLLAEEGVPVGKPLVGISVREPGRAAERLDVDGYHRLLAQIGDFLVHRIDAHVLFVPMERDDIRHSHGVLSHMVAAERGRILHGTYSPQQVLGLMRHFDLAVGMRLHFLIFAAMVGTPFLPLPYAGKVFDLAQRLGVPALRGVEREVEGPLLAEVDRLWDEREERAEATARRVAEVCEQAQGTSEVTRAVLESLRSQALTRV